One Corvus moneduloides isolate bCorMon1 chromosome Z, bCorMon1.pri, whole genome shotgun sequence genomic window carries:
- the CRHBP gene encoding corticotropin-releasing factor-binding protein, whose product MPSAFQFQCHLVLIFLAASKGETRYLEVRDAGEDDPFLLLSEDLKRELSAGQIYRRSLRCIDMLSIEGQFTFTADQPQLHCATFFIGEPEELITIDYDFVNIDCRGGDFLKVFDGWILKGEKFPSSLDHPLTTSQRYVDFCESGNIQRSIRSSQNVAMIFFRIQQPGNGFTVTVKKNSNLFPCNVISQTPSGRFTMVIPHQHRNCSFSIIYPVVIKISDLILGQLNGLFLKKPSAGCAGVGDFVELLGGAGLDPSKMFPLADLCHSFHGSAQMKIGCDNTVLRMVSSGKHINRVTIEYHQLDLQETETRKENSIEEFCFPSI is encoded by the exons ATGCCGTCTGCTTTCCAGTTTCAATGCCACCTCGTTCTCATCTTCCTGGCTGCCTCCAAGGGAGAAACCAGATACCTAGAG GTGAGAGATGCTGGTGAAGATGACCCCTTCCTACTACTCAGTGAAGATCTGAAACGAGAGCTGTCTGCAGGACAGATCTACCGGCGGTCACTCC GGTGCATTGACATGCTGAGTATAGAGGGGCAGTTCACCTTCACCGCAGACCAACCACAGCTGCACTGCGCAACCTTCTTCATCGGGGAGCCTGAGGAGCTGATCACAATAGACTACGACTTTGTGAACATCGACTGCCGAGGGGGTGACTTCCTGAAG GTGTTTGATGGATGGATACTCAAGGGGGAGAAATTTCCCAGTTCCTTGGACCATCCCCTCACCACGTCTCAAAGATATGTAGACTTCTGTGAAAGTGGGAATATTCAGAGGAGCATCAGATCATCACAGAACGTGGCAATGATCTTCTTCAGGATTCAGCAACCGGGCAACGGATTTACTGTCACAGTCAAGAAAAACAGCAATCTCTTCC CTTGCAATGTCATCTCTCAGACTCCCTCAGGAAGGTTTACCATGGTCATTCCTCACCAGCACAGAAACTGCAGCTTCTCCATAATCTACCCAGTGGTGATAAAAATATCTGATCTTATCCTGGGACAATTAAATGGCCTCTTTTTAAAG AAACCgtctgcaggctgtgctggagtGGGAGATTTTGTAGAGCTTCTTGGAGGAGCTGGCTTAGACCCATCCAAGATGTTTCCTCTAGCTGACCTCTGCCACTCCTTTCATGGGTCTG CCCAAATGAAGATTGGCTGTGACAACACAGTGCTGCGAATGGTCTCCAGCGGCAAACATATCAACCGTGTGACAATTGAGTATCACCAACTTGATCTGcaggaaacagaaacaagaaaggaGAACAGCATTGAGGAATTCTGCTTTCCTAGCATCTGA